In Corynebacterium aquatimens, one genomic interval encodes:
- the mscL gene encoding large conductance mechanosensitive channel protein MscL, which yields MLSGFKDFIMRGNVIDLAVGVVIGAAFTAIVTSFSDNIINPMIASLGGADFSGLGFHIISGNDATFVDFGALITAVINFLLIAAVVYFIIVAPMNKLDQLQKNAKGIDPEAPAPTEQELLADIRDILANQGGTAGPAAGTDAPRHSL from the coding sequence ATGCTTTCTGGATTCAAAGACTTCATCATGCGCGGCAACGTCATCGACCTCGCGGTCGGTGTGGTTATCGGTGCTGCCTTCACCGCAATCGTGACCTCTTTCTCCGACAACATCATTAACCCGATGATCGCTTCCCTCGGTGGCGCAGACTTCTCCGGTCTGGGCTTCCACATCATCTCCGGCAACGACGCAACCTTCGTTGACTTCGGCGCTCTGATCACCGCCGTAATCAACTTCCTGCTTATCGCTGCTGTGGTCTACTTCATCATCGTTGCACCGATGAACAAGCTCGACCAGCTGCAGAAGAACGCTAAGGGCATCGACCCTGAGGCACCGGCACCGACCGAGCAGGAGCTGCTCGCGGACATCCGCGACATCCTTGCTAACCAGGGCGGCACCGCTGGTCCGGCTGCTGGCACGGACGCTCCGCGCCACTCCCTGTAA
- a CDS encoding hotdog fold domain-containing protein — MTDVTTATADTTNDHAQVNPNPGPSAQLWEKFSDSAFKRGIFSLFYSVKAPYFRTVMPRVREAVPGRCVVRLGKWWGVQNHIGTFHVIAGLNGAEAAMGLLAEVSVPDTHRWIPRGMRADYPAKSTGGLTITATADFPDFSTITRETGGQLVTVDCKIVDDAGVEPITCEIDIWVTAKKN; from the coding sequence ATGACTGACGTGACCACCGCAACCGCCGATACCACCAACGACCACGCACAGGTAAACCCCAACCCGGGACCGTCCGCGCAACTGTGGGAGAAGTTCAGCGACAGCGCATTCAAGCGCGGCATCTTCTCCCTGTTTTACTCCGTGAAAGCCCCGTACTTCCGCACCGTGATGCCGCGCGTGCGGGAAGCTGTGCCGGGCCGCTGCGTCGTACGTTTGGGCAAGTGGTGGGGCGTGCAGAACCACATCGGTACTTTCCACGTGATCGCCGGACTCAACGGCGCCGAGGCCGCCATGGGGCTTCTCGCCGAGGTTTCCGTTCCGGACACGCACCGCTGGATTCCGCGCGGCATGCGCGCCGACTACCCCGCGAAGTCCACTGGCGGCCTGACCATTACGGCAACCGCTGACTTCCCCGATTTCTCCACGATCACTCGCGAGACCGGCGGCCAGCTGGTCACCGTGGACTGCAAGATTGTCGACGATGCTGGCGTCGAGCCCATCACCTGCGAAATCGACATCTGGGTCACCGCCAAGAAGAACTAG
- the glp gene encoding molybdotransferase-like divisome protein Glp codes for MRSVDEQLAMVIDATPTPEPIRVGITDALGLMCAEEVAATTALPGFTQAAVDGYAVRAVDVGGTRGISPIDDRDSDEDPRAEHERSLPVLGEVAAGSQKPLRLQPRQAVRVATGAPLPTLADAVLPLEWSDRGRKRVSAYRPVRSGDFVRKPGDDISPGDLAVRAGTVLGPAQIGLLAATGKEKVLVYPRPRVTVMSYGLELVDIERTPGLGQVYDVNSYALAAAAKDAGADVTRVGIVNAEPRKLKEQIAYHASRSEILVITGAVGGSSAKPIQEALGELGEIDTTRVAMHPGSAQGFGLIGPERVPTFLLPPNPVSALVIFETLIRPSIRTALSKRVPTRRVVKARSLGPIESIAGRVGYLRARLMRDAHTRDYLVESIGGVGGAPAHLLAGLAEANAMIRIPEDVTDIRPGDEVDVIFLQQRA; via the coding sequence ATGCGCAGTGTTGACGAGCAGCTGGCGATGGTGATCGACGCCACGCCCACCCCGGAGCCGATCCGGGTGGGTATCACCGACGCCTTGGGTTTGATGTGCGCCGAGGAAGTCGCCGCCACAACTGCGCTGCCCGGCTTCACTCAGGCCGCGGTCGATGGGTACGCCGTCCGCGCGGTCGACGTCGGCGGGACGCGGGGCATTTCGCCTATCGACGATCGCGATTCCGACGAGGACCCCCGCGCTGAGCACGAACGCTCGTTGCCCGTGCTCGGTGAAGTGGCTGCGGGATCCCAAAAGCCGCTGCGCCTCCAACCGCGCCAGGCCGTGCGGGTGGCAACCGGTGCGCCGCTGCCGACCTTGGCCGACGCTGTGCTTCCCCTCGAGTGGTCCGATCGCGGCCGCAAGCGCGTCAGCGCCTACCGGCCGGTGCGCTCCGGTGACTTCGTGCGCAAGCCGGGGGACGACATTTCGCCCGGCGATTTGGCCGTTCGGGCGGGAACCGTCCTTGGCCCGGCGCAGATCGGCCTGCTTGCCGCCACCGGCAAGGAAAAGGTGTTGGTCTACCCGCGCCCCCGCGTCACCGTCATGTCCTACGGGCTTGAACTGGTCGACATCGAGCGCACCCCGGGTCTCGGCCAGGTCTACGACGTGAATTCCTACGCTTTAGCCGCAGCCGCCAAAGACGCCGGTGCGGATGTCACCCGCGTGGGCATCGTCAACGCTGAGCCACGCAAGCTCAAAGAGCAGATCGCCTACCACGCGTCGCGCAGTGAAATCCTGGTCATCACCGGTGCCGTCGGCGGATCGTCCGCCAAACCCATCCAGGAAGCGCTGGGCGAACTCGGTGAGATCGACACCACCCGCGTTGCCATGCACCCCGGCTCCGCCCAAGGCTTCGGCCTAATCGGCCCGGAACGCGTGCCCACTTTCCTTCTGCCGCCCAACCCGGTGAGTGCGTTGGTGATCTTTGAGACGTTGATCCGGCCGTCGATACGCACGGCGCTTAGCAAGCGTGTGCCGACGCGACGCGTGGTGAAAGCGCGGTCGCTGGGGCCCATTGAATCCATTGCGGGCCGCGTGGGCTACTTGCGTGCCCGCCTCATGCGCGATGCCCACACCCGCGACTACCTGGTGGAATCGATCGGCGGCGTGGGCGGCGCGCCGGCGCACCTGCTGGCGGGGCTCGCTGAGGCGAACGCCATGATCCGCATTCCCGAAGACGTCACGGACATCCGCCCGGGCGATGAAGTTGACGTGATCTTCCTGCAGCAGCGCGCATGA
- a CDS encoding SAF domain-containing protein — MILRRFIAGVLILIACASALGSRAKTDPLIAVATTAKPAGAVLGDGDVTLTPVPEHLIPDSAVRDVDAVTGQVLASPISPGEVLTTSRVIGPDLVSLLLADAPPDQRDGYTMVPVKLAEPDVIPMLHLGDVVDVVTITAEQFRDPSHESDNDRHGPPRADAGSARVIARGGHVVLAGAPAGPGDSESSRSSGQNAASSLASTQGQGTVLLLLRSDDATAVAAASLNSPLTLVLSATRS; from the coding sequence GTGATTCTCCGCCGCTTCATCGCCGGCGTTCTTATCCTCATCGCGTGTGCCAGTGCGCTAGGCAGCCGCGCTAAAACCGATCCGCTCATTGCCGTCGCAACAACCGCGAAACCCGCCGGCGCAGTTCTGGGAGACGGGGACGTCACGCTCACACCGGTGCCGGAGCACCTCATCCCTGATTCAGCGGTCCGTGACGTGGACGCCGTCACGGGACAGGTGCTGGCATCACCCATTTCTCCAGGGGAGGTTCTCACAACCTCGCGGGTGATCGGCCCGGATCTGGTGAGCCTATTGCTTGCCGACGCACCTCCCGACCAACGCGATGGCTACACGATGGTGCCCGTGAAACTCGCCGAACCTGATGTGATCCCCATGCTGCACCTCGGTGATGTCGTCGACGTGGTAACAATTACAGCCGAGCAATTCCGTGATCCAAGCCATGAAAGCGACAATGATCGACACGGCCCGCCTCGGGCGGACGCGGGATCCGCTCGCGTGATTGCGCGGGGCGGCCACGTGGTCCTCGCGGGCGCGCCGGCGGGTCCCGGCGACTCCGAAAGCAGCAGGTCATCCGGCCAGAACGCGGCCTCATCGCTCGCCTCAACGCAGGGCCAAGGCACGGTGTTGCTTCTCCTGCGTTCCGACGACGCAACCGCCGTTGCTGCCGCATCACTCAACTCCCCGTTAACTCTTGTGCTAAGTGCAACGCGCTCCTAG
- a CDS encoding MogA/MoaB family molybdenum cofactor biosynthesis protein — MPGTLDALDLNEPDDAFLLATEAEEDVPSQPRALAVLVTDHKHGGAIDEGTDQLVYELLNEIGFQVDAVVGVKSKKSDIRKAMETAVIGGVDLVVTVGGTGVGPRDKTPEATRAVIDQLVPGVGQAVRSSGQACGAVDACTSRGICGVSGSTVIVNLAPSRAAIRDGISTIAPLVKHLICELHHYSVQ; from the coding sequence ATGCCGGGCACATTGGACGCGCTTGACCTCAACGAACCTGATGACGCGTTTCTTCTGGCCACCGAGGCCGAAGAAGACGTTCCTTCCCAGCCACGCGCCTTAGCGGTTCTAGTCACCGACCATAAGCACGGCGGGGCTATCGACGAAGGAACTGACCAGCTGGTCTACGAGCTGCTCAACGAAATCGGGTTCCAGGTTGATGCCGTCGTGGGCGTGAAGTCCAAGAAGTCTGACATCCGTAAGGCGATGGAAACCGCCGTCATCGGCGGCGTGGACTTGGTGGTCACTGTGGGCGGTACCGGTGTCGGTCCGCGTGACAAAACTCCGGAAGCAACCCGCGCAGTGATTGACCAACTCGTCCCCGGCGTGGGCCAGGCTGTCCGTTCTTCTGGCCAGGCATGCGGCGCGGTGGACGCGTGCACCTCCCGCGGAATCTGCGGTGTCTCCGGCTCCACGGTGATCGTGAACCTCGCGCCTTCGCGCGCGGCAATCCGCGATGGAATCTCAACCATCGCGCCGCTGGTCAAGCACCTGATCTGCGAACTGCACCACTACAGTGTGCAGTAA
- a CDS encoding 5-formyltetrahydrofolate cyclo-ligase, which produces MTGTKDQFRQAATARRRALTGTPEKRELDAAIAAHAARTIAALGVEGPTVAAYSPLPSEPGGEALLKALGEVSARILLPLSLNDGTLRWAPLRPETRPDLSPDLRPGALGILEPTGPHFPSTVLSECDAIILPALGVDRRGNRLGKGAGYYDRALVESSISCPLIALLYDDEVHDALPHDAHDIPVTAVITPSQKFLELREPE; this is translated from the coding sequence ATGACCGGTACAAAGGATCAGTTCCGCCAGGCAGCCACCGCACGTCGCCGCGCGCTAACCGGTACGCCAGAAAAGCGTGAGCTCGACGCAGCCATCGCCGCCCACGCAGCGCGCACAATCGCGGCACTTGGGGTCGAAGGGCCTACCGTAGCCGCGTATTCGCCCCTGCCGTCCGAACCTGGCGGTGAGGCATTGCTCAAAGCCTTGGGCGAAGTCAGCGCAAGGATTCTTTTGCCACTTTCGCTTAACGACGGAACCCTTCGGTGGGCACCGCTTCGCCCCGAAACGCGCCCAGACCTGAGCCCCGACCTGCGCCCCGGCGCCTTAGGAATCTTAGAACCTACCGGGCCACACTTCCCCAGCACAGTTTTGAGCGAATGCGACGCAATTATTCTTCCCGCACTCGGCGTGGACCGACGGGGCAACCGTCTTGGCAAGGGCGCTGGGTATTACGACCGCGCTTTGGTGGAGTCGTCGATAAGCTGCCCGCTCATCGCACTGCTGTACGACGACGAAGTCCACGACGCACTCCCCCACGATGCCCACGACATTCCCGTGACCGCGGTGATCACCCCGAGCCAGAAATTTTTGGAGCTGAGGGAACCTGAGTAG
- the sepX gene encoding divisome protein SepX/GlpR, translating into MSGSLSLIIILIVVVWVIVLAPIVFGSKTPIRRSGEGFSETRVLHEGGTAAQVQRRKPRLSKADIHRHEEPAGQGGSTRVEIAVPEDRKAAETPRELEVLEGSVIEDTDSDTATTPADQREPTDARDLEVVEELDGLDEEAVETLELYDDDVDAPREYDIDDSYESPEDFGYGSTVVPLDLDDVNTDEAEKDADAPESASAGTAASENAEDHEEASDAPAQPAAAADADAEDRASASASVSDDASAEPSADNSEELSDELTEEDLALARARRGRGWWDPEAEQRRRLDRQKRRQRTVIGLIVCTAVALSLAIVFGGWVWLAPVVTLALMAWYLITLRTLVEQEKALRARRLRQLRRARLGVVSSDEHAPLPSYMRRPGAVIVEIDDESPDFANLTDFDPEAEPLVVREDDRIRGRATASRRSAFEPKPESPELEPGALRVS; encoded by the coding sequence GTGTCCGGAAGCCTGAGCCTGATCATCATCCTGATCGTGGTCGTGTGGGTCATCGTGCTGGCCCCCATCGTCTTCGGCAGCAAGACACCGATTCGCCGTTCCGGTGAGGGATTCAGTGAAACCCGCGTCCTGCACGAAGGCGGCACCGCCGCGCAGGTTCAGCGCCGCAAACCGCGCTTGAGCAAGGCCGACATTCACCGTCACGAGGAGCCCGCGGGGCAGGGGGGCTCCACCCGCGTCGAGATCGCTGTGCCCGAAGACCGCAAGGCCGCCGAGACACCTCGTGAACTCGAGGTTTTAGAAGGCTCCGTCATTGAAGACACCGACTCGGATACTGCCACCACGCCCGCCGATCAGCGCGAGCCCACGGACGCACGCGACCTCGAGGTCGTAGAAGAACTGGACGGTCTCGATGAGGAAGCCGTTGAGACGCTCGAGCTTTACGACGACGACGTCGACGCCCCCCGCGAATACGACATCGACGATTCCTACGAATCCCCCGAGGACTTCGGCTACGGCTCGACCGTTGTTCCGCTTGACCTTGACGACGTAAACACCGACGAGGCCGAAAAAGACGCCGATGCCCCTGAAAGCGCCAGCGCCGGGACCGCCGCCAGCGAAAACGCCGAAGACCACGAGGAAGCCTCCGACGCACCGGCGCAGCCTGCCGCCGCCGCAGACGCCGACGCGGAGGATCGTGCGTCCGCGTCCGCGTCCGTGTCAGATGACGCCTCCGCCGAACCTTCCGCCGATAATTCCGAGGAACTGTCGGACGAGCTCACCGAGGAAGACCTGGCGTTGGCCCGCGCCCGCCGCGGCCGCGGCTGGTGGGACCCGGAAGCCGAGCAGCGCCGCCGCCTGGATCGCCAAAAGCGTCGTCAGCGCACCGTCATCGGTTTGATCGTCTGCACCGCGGTGGCGTTGTCGCTGGCTATCGTGTTTGGTGGCTGGGTGTGGCTCGCGCCCGTCGTCACGCTGGCTCTCATGGCGTGGTACCTGATCACCTTGCGGACTCTGGTGGAGCAAGAGAAGGCGTTGCGTGCGCGCCGTTTGCGCCAGCTTCGACGCGCGCGGTTGGGCGTGGTCTCCTCCGATGAACACGCGCCGCTGCCGTCCTACATGCGTCGCCCGGGTGCGGTGATCGTGGAAATCGATGACGAGAGCCCGGATTTTGCTAACCTCACGGACTTTGACCCCGAGGCAGAGCCCCTCGTGGTCCGTGAGGACGACAGGATCCGCGGTCGCGCCACTGCTTCACGACGATCGGCCTTCGAACCCAAGCCCGAATCTCCCGAGCTGGAACCCGGAGCGCTGCGCGTGAGCTAA
- a CDS encoding S1C family serine protease, with amino-acid sequence MSTPYNPNIPGGEPFPYPPADSQQPQVTADLGGEQVYNAAPGVPGNDGFGQQPQVAPYRAPEPKKAGIGVGTAIALSLVAGLVGGAGAGYAVGALNNNAAGTNSVTEALRKDTDSAPAPDGSVEKVATAVLPAVVSITVRGRSGGAEGSGSIISADGFVLTNHHVIAGGADGRAEIEVMLNDGTKHPARYIASDVDTDVGVLQIEGVSNLPTIEFGDSDKLRVGQDVVAIGSPLGFSATVTSGIVSALNRPVRAAQGGGESSLMDGIQTDAAINPGNSGGPLVDMQGRLIGMNSVIASMAQTESEAGSIGLGFAIPANFARRVADQLINEGEARQPMIGVEVDSRQFGDGALIRRVSPDSPAERAGLKEGDRVIKINDRVIESSDALIAATRSCDFGETITLTVIPRGSEEPETVDVTLTSE; translated from the coding sequence ATGAGTACACCGTATAACCCCAACATCCCTGGGGGAGAGCCTTTCCCGTATCCCCCCGCCGATAGCCAGCAGCCACAGGTCACCGCGGATCTTGGTGGGGAGCAGGTGTACAACGCCGCGCCGGGTGTGCCGGGCAACGATGGTTTCGGCCAGCAGCCACAGGTTGCGCCATACCGTGCGCCCGAACCGAAGAAAGCAGGCATTGGTGTAGGAACGGCGATCGCGTTGTCGCTGGTCGCGGGTCTCGTTGGGGGAGCGGGAGCCGGGTACGCCGTGGGGGCCCTGAACAACAATGCCGCGGGCACGAACTCCGTGACTGAGGCGCTGCGCAAAGATACGGACTCTGCCCCCGCGCCAGACGGCTCCGTGGAAAAGGTCGCCACCGCCGTCTTGCCAGCGGTGGTGTCCATTACCGTCCGCGGTCGCAGCGGCGGGGCAGAGGGATCCGGGTCCATCATTTCCGCCGACGGCTTTGTGCTGACGAATCACCACGTCATCGCCGGGGGTGCGGATGGCCGCGCGGAAATCGAGGTCATGCTTAACGACGGCACGAAGCACCCAGCCCGGTACATCGCCTCCGATGTGGACACGGACGTGGGGGTCCTGCAGATCGAGGGCGTGTCAAACTTGCCGACGATCGAGTTTGGTGATTCCGACAAACTCCGCGTGGGCCAGGACGTGGTGGCGATCGGTTCGCCGCTCGGCTTCTCGGCGACTGTGACGTCGGGCATCGTCTCTGCATTGAACCGCCCCGTGCGCGCTGCCCAGGGTGGCGGCGAGAGCTCGCTGATGGACGGCATCCAGACCGATGCCGCGATCAACCCGGGTAATTCCGGCGGGCCGCTGGTGGACATGCAAGGTCGATTGATTGGGATGAACTCCGTCATCGCATCCATGGCGCAGACGGAATCCGAAGCTGGGTCGATTGGCCTTGGCTTTGCAATTCCGGCGAATTTCGCCCGCCGTGTAGCAGATCAGCTGATCAATGAGGGCGAAGCCCGCCAGCCGATGATCGGCGTGGAGGTGGACTCCCGCCAGTTCGGTGACGGCGCGTTAATCAGGCGTGTTTCGCCCGACAGTCCAGCGGAACGGGCAGGCCTGAAGGAAGGCGACCGCGTGATCAAGATCAATGACCGCGTGATCGAATCCTCGGATGCACTCATCGCAGCAACCCGATCCTGCGACTTTGGTGAGACCATCACGCTCACCGTGATTCCAAGGGGTTCTGAAGAGCCCGAAACGGTAGATGTAACTCTGACTTCAGAGTAG
- a CDS encoding DUF305 domain-containing protein: MTRTPLRRCITSLFAVGLLGASVVSCAEQDHDATNAPHTETDGNAETAGTNQPAEVNGVDLHFIGMMTPHHQQAVEMSEIILAADGTSAATADLADRIKVGQQEEIDTMVGWAEQWNQHDLMAHHAPHIANGMITPEQLDELKTLEGEEADTRFLQLMHFHHAGAVAMTQDQIDNGGYQPLIDLAQQMIDIQTAEMREMEQLLEAKGESLLTE; the protein is encoded by the coding sequence ATGACAAGAACGCCATTACGGCGTTGCATTACCAGCTTGTTTGCAGTTGGGCTTCTGGGAGCCAGTGTGGTCTCATGTGCCGAACAAGACCACGACGCCACAAACGCCCCCCACACCGAGACGGATGGTAACGCGGAAACAGCCGGCACTAATCAACCCGCAGAAGTCAACGGGGTGGATTTACATTTTATTGGGATGATGACACCTCATCACCAGCAAGCCGTAGAGATGAGTGAGATCATCTTGGCCGCCGACGGCACCAGCGCAGCTACAGCGGACTTGGCCGACCGGATTAAAGTCGGGCAGCAAGAAGAAATCGACACAATGGTCGGCTGGGCTGAGCAATGGAACCAACATGACCTTATGGCACATCACGCTCCGCACATTGCCAATGGCATGATCACTCCAGAACAGCTTGACGAGCTAAAAACTCTTGAGGGCGAAGAAGCAGACACCCGGTTCCTCCAGCTAATGCATTTTCATCACGCAGGAGCCGTTGCCATGACCCAAGACCAAATCGACAACGGCGGCTACCAGCCTTTAATTGACCTAGCCCAACAAATGATCGACATTCAAACCGCTGAGATGCGTGAGATGGAACAACTCCTAGAAGCCAAAGGCGAAAGCCTTCTGACCGAGTAG
- a CDS encoding GNAT family N-acetyltransferase produces MINFLGFLAPGFRSPASGQRHAIHPGWPESTPIVRLTSGERVQLRPLQLSDGGAWRYHRLHDEPTLRPVEPTVRGTWDEAHSAPAWRANWRSLRQLAHDGTVVPFVIEVDGRFAGQVTLGNIQHGAVSECWIGYWVISELYGRGVATAACALGTDHAFARVGMHRVTATYLPSNPASGSVLKNCGFREEGFLRRNLHIDGAWRDHHFVAQNRDDLPGSAVRRLEQARRLTVQ; encoded by the coding sequence ATGATCAACTTTCTGGGGTTCCTGGCACCTGGGTTTCGCAGCCCCGCCAGCGGGCAGCGCCACGCCATTCATCCCGGCTGGCCGGAGTCGACCCCGATCGTGCGGCTGACGTCGGGGGAGAGGGTACAGCTTCGGCCGCTGCAGCTTTCCGACGGCGGGGCCTGGCGCTATCACCGCCTCCACGACGAGCCGACCCTGCGTCCCGTGGAGCCGACCGTGCGCGGCACGTGGGATGAGGCCCATTCCGCCCCCGCATGGCGCGCGAATTGGCGCAGCCTGCGGCAGCTTGCTCACGACGGGACCGTAGTGCCCTTTGTCATCGAGGTCGACGGTCGATTCGCTGGCCAGGTCACCCTGGGCAACATCCAGCACGGCGCCGTCAGCGAATGCTGGATCGGCTACTGGGTGATCTCCGAACTGTATGGCCGCGGCGTCGCCACGGCCGCCTGCGCGTTGGGGACGGACCATGCGTTCGCGCGCGTGGGGATGCATCGCGTCACCGCGACCTACCTGCCGTCGAACCCCGCGTCCGGCAGCGTGCTGAAGAACTGCGGCTTCCGCGAAGAGGGTTTTCTGCGCCGCAACCTGCATATCGACGGCGCCTGGCGCGACCACCACTTCGTCGCCCAAAACCGCGACGATCTTCCCGGGTCTGCCGTCCGCCGCCTGGAGCAGGCGCGGCGCCTCACCGTGCAGTAA
- a CDS encoding HAMP domain-containing sensor histidine kinase — protein sequence MLLRQAAERAVNVGGDGTPPRRQPLIARPRSHRSRISMLAGAGVALAVGTTSLITYFGVVNSLGQLYTNELDAKAMNLASAVATVDDERLRDELLFFRRTNPGYRVAVSPEPHTAFIGDPIHVDRMARAGQGETTQSTTTVGGEWITVIRQDSGQTVALARSTGTYEVFRGALMGLLMGIVGLGILLAAVAAAVIAPATVRPVEKLRRSVEGVTSTDELKPIDVEGEDELARLTLSLNDMMASLKESRVRQTQLVADAGHELRTPLTSMRTNIELLMLLYRTGQEAGISEEDRKDLESDVLAQMDEMATLVGDLVDLAREDLAEAPFEDVRFDGLLHDALERVQRRRPDVRFQFHADPWVLEADRYSLSRAPVNLLDNAAKWSPEGGTVRVSLRAAKRRAVLIIDDSGPGIAPEEREKVFERFYRAPESRSMPGSGLGLAITKQVLDRHGAKIFVEESDDGGTRMRVVLPGHPPVDEDQASQ from the coding sequence ATGCTTCTCCGCCAAGCCGCCGAAAGGGCGGTCAACGTTGGCGGTGATGGCACGCCACCGCGGCGGCAACCTCTCATCGCCCGGCCTCGTTCTCACCGCAGCCGGATTTCCATGCTCGCTGGAGCTGGCGTCGCTTTGGCCGTGGGGACCACGTCGTTGATCACCTACTTTGGTGTTGTTAATTCCCTGGGGCAGCTCTACACCAATGAGCTCGATGCCAAGGCGATGAATCTCGCTTCCGCTGTGGCCACAGTCGACGACGAACGGCTTCGGGACGAGCTGTTGTTCTTCCGCCGCACCAACCCCGGTTACCGGGTGGCTGTGTCCCCGGAACCGCATACTGCTTTTATCGGGGATCCGATTCACGTCGACCGCATGGCGCGGGCTGGCCAAGGTGAGACAACTCAGTCGACGACAACCGTTGGTGGTGAGTGGATCACCGTTATACGCCAAGATTCCGGCCAAACCGTAGCCCTCGCCCGAAGCACGGGCACCTATGAGGTGTTTCGCGGGGCGCTCATGGGTCTGCTCATGGGCATCGTGGGTTTGGGAATTCTGCTCGCCGCGGTAGCCGCAGCGGTGATTGCGCCGGCCACGGTCCGGCCCGTCGAGAAGCTTCGGCGCTCTGTGGAGGGCGTGACCAGCACGGACGAGCTGAAGCCGATCGATGTCGAGGGCGAAGATGAACTCGCGCGGCTCACGCTGTCGCTCAATGACATGATGGCCTCGTTGAAGGAGTCTCGCGTGCGGCAGACCCAGCTCGTCGCGGACGCCGGCCATGAGCTGCGCACGCCGTTGACGTCCATGCGCACGAACATTGAGCTGCTCATGCTTCTCTACCGCACTGGCCAGGAGGCGGGCATCTCAGAGGAGGACCGCAAGGATTTAGAAAGCGATGTCCTGGCGCAGATGGATGAAATGGCGACTTTGGTCGGGGACTTAGTCGATCTTGCGCGAGAAGATCTGGCGGAGGCGCCGTTTGAAGACGTCCGCTTCGACGGTCTGCTCCACGACGCGCTCGAACGCGTTCAGCGCCGCCGCCCGGATGTTCGCTTCCAGTTCCACGCCGACCCGTGGGTGCTCGAGGCTGATCGCTACTCCCTGTCGCGCGCCCCCGTGAACCTGCTGGACAATGCCGCGAAGTGGTCGCCCGAGGGCGGCACCGTGCGCGTGTCCCTTCGCGCGGCCAAGCGCAGGGCCGTGCTAATTATCGACGACTCCGGGCCGGGCATTGCGCCCGAGGAGCGGGAGAAAGTCTTTGAGCGCTTCTACCGGGCGCCCGAGTCTCGGTCCATGCCGGGGTCTGGCCTTGGGCTAGCGATCACGAAGCAAGTGCTGGACCGTCACGGGGCGAAAATCTTCGTCGAAGAGTCCGACGACGGTGGTACGCGCATGCGCGTTGTTCTACCGGGCCATCCCCCGGTAGACGAGGATCAAGCCTCACAGTAA
- a CDS encoding UTP--glucose-1-phosphate uridylyltransferase, whose amino-acid sequence MQNPNRHPNGAHDNAPTVKTVIVPAAGMGTRFLPATKTVPKELLPVVDTPGIELIAEEAAQAGASRLAIITAPGKAQVMGHFGSFEHLCETLRARGKDEQAEKVERAQNIITAVSVIQEEPLGLGHAVGCAESVLEDDEDAVAVMLPDDLVLPADDAAGGSAEGEAKSVMEKMVEVRNALGGSVLCAFMVPQDEVSNYGVFDVAEVDPAAGFPADEVKRVVGMVEKPDAADAPSNYVATGRYLLDRGIFDALRRITPGKGGELQLTDAIELMISEGHPVHVVVHHGGRHDLGNPGGYIPANVDFGLRDPKYGPGLYKAIKQIISDYEKRQG is encoded by the coding sequence ATGCAGAATCCGAACCGGCACCCCAACGGGGCTCATGACAACGCTCCCACAGTCAAAACCGTGATTGTTCCGGCGGCTGGGATGGGCACCCGATTCCTTCCTGCTACGAAGACCGTGCCGAAGGAATTGTTGCCGGTGGTGGATACGCCGGGAATTGAGCTCATCGCAGAAGAAGCGGCCCAGGCTGGCGCAAGCCGCTTGGCCATCATCACCGCGCCCGGCAAAGCTCAGGTGATGGGGCACTTTGGCAGCTTCGAGCACCTGTGTGAAACGCTGCGTGCGCGCGGCAAGGATGAGCAAGCCGAAAAGGTGGAGCGTGCGCAGAACATCATCACCGCCGTGTCCGTGATCCAGGAGGAGCCGCTGGGCCTTGGTCACGCCGTCGGCTGCGCGGAATCCGTGCTGGAAGACGATGAGGACGCGGTGGCCGTGATGCTCCCGGATGACCTGGTGCTGCCCGCGGACGACGCGGCTGGCGGCAGCGCGGAGGGCGAGGCCAAAAGCGTCATGGAAAAGATGGTCGAGGTGCGCAATGCGCTCGGCGGCTCTGTGCTGTGCGCGTTCATGGTCCCGCAGGATGAGGTCTCAAACTACGGCGTTTTTGACGTCGCGGAGGTCGATCCCGCCGCTGGCTTCCCCGCCGATGAGGTCAAGCGCGTCGTGGGGATGGTGGAGAAACCCGACGCGGCTGACGCTCCGTCGAACTACGTGGCCACGGGCCGCTACTTGCTCGACCGCGGCATCTTTGACGCGTTGCGGCGAATCACTCCGGGCAAGGGCGGGGAGCTTCAGCTCACCGACGCCATCGAGCTGATGATCAGCGAGGGCCACCCCGTCCACGTTGTTGTCCACCATGGCGGGCGCCACGATCTGGGCAACCCGGGCGGATACATCCCGGCTAACGTGGACTTTGGTTTGCGCGACCCGAAATACGGTCCGGGCCTGTACAAAGCGATTAAGCAGATCATCTCCGACTACGAGAAAAGGCAAGGCTAA